In Saccharothrix syringae, the following are encoded in one genomic region:
- a CDS encoding sigma-70 family RNA polymerase sigma factor — MATPVQASARRPASAPRVNNLVAELRVILRKHEAGSSHRFLAEFVARHHLTHHDVDALLSALEQNGADLPDSGATNAEETGPGEVMVEGAMAAGPDPDFAWMFGEEPEAAPLRAVDDVVGRAFDDLLGDWLRSGGQLTRADVALLASTRGLSLAEQGQLLVLLEGAGIQLSAPRDLRPKRAAEHGYEFHEDVVGQYLRAIKRYPLIDGSREVELWALISQGAAAQGELDKAENGTLAADLQRNLQAQAIAGQRAHAELVCANLRLVVSIAKARHYDLCGVEFADRIQDGNMGLMRAADKFDGSKGFKFSTYATWWIRQSIERGIADRGSTIRIPVHIHEQAQKIRKATSGLTARLDRAPVLSEIADATGIAPGQVQAVLDLTRPVVSLDHLMGDEGDLRLSDVLISEDERDGRVDPAGIITHAVMREELARTLAAVLPARSVRILERRFGIGTGDEETLDEIGATFGVTRERIRQIQNQSLKILRQNQCVAALRSYVVAD, encoded by the coding sequence ATGGCGACCCCCGTGCAAGCCTCGGCGCGCCGTCCGGCAAGCGCGCCGCGCGTCAACAACCTCGTAGCCGAACTGCGAGTGATCCTGCGGAAACACGAGGCAGGCTCGAGTCACCGGTTCCTGGCCGAGTTCGTTGCCCGGCACCATTTGACCCACCACGACGTTGACGCGCTGTTGTCGGCTCTGGAGCAGAACGGCGCAGACTTGCCCGATTCCGGCGCTACCAACGCGGAGGAGACCGGGCCGGGTGAAGTGATGGTCGAAGGGGCGATGGCGGCGGGGCCTGATCCGGACTTCGCCTGGATGTTCGGGGAAGAGCCGGAAGCGGCTCCCCTGCGGGCTGTCGATGATGTCGTGGGTCGGGCGTTCGACGACCTCCTCGGGGATTGGTTGCGAAGCGGGGGGCAACTCACTCGGGCGGACGTCGCGCTTCTCGCGAGTACGCGAGGATTGAGTCTTGCCGAACAGGGGCAGTTGCTGGTCCTCCTCGAGGGTGCGGGAATCCAGTTGTCGGCCCCCAGGGACCTGCGGCCGAAGAGAGCCGCTGAGCACGGGTACGAGTTCCACGAGGATGTGGTCGGCCAATACCTGAGGGCGATCAAGCGCTATCCATTGATCGACGGCTCCCGGGAGGTGGAACTGTGGGCCTTGATTTCCCAAGGTGCGGCTGCCCAGGGTGAACTGGACAAGGCAGAGAACGGAACATTGGCAGCGGATCTCCAGCGCAACCTGCAGGCTCAGGCTATCGCAGGGCAACGTGCCCACGCAGAGTTGGTGTGCGCCAACCTGAGGCTGGTGGTCTCGATCGCCAAGGCCAGGCATTACGACCTCTGCGGAGTGGAATTCGCTGATCGCATCCAGGATGGCAACATGGGGCTGATGCGTGCGGCGGACAAGTTCGACGGGTCGAAGGGCTTCAAGTTCTCGACCTACGCCACGTGGTGGATCAGACAGTCGATCGAACGCGGTATCGCGGACAGGGGAAGTACGATCCGTATCCCCGTCCACATCCACGAGCAGGCCCAGAAGATCCGGAAGGCAACATCCGGGTTGACCGCACGGCTCGATCGCGCACCCGTGCTGAGTGAAATTGCCGATGCGACAGGGATCGCCCCCGGACAGGTTCAGGCGGTGCTCGACCTCACGCGGCCCGTTGTCAGTCTCGACCATCTCATGGGAGATGAGGGAGATCTTCGCCTGTCCGACGTGCTGATCAGCGAAGATGAGCGCGACGGTCGTGTCGATCCAGCGGGAATCATCACTCACGCCGTGATGCGGGAGGAGTTGGCGCGCACGCTCGCCGCAGTCCTTCCTGCGCGATCCGTCCGGATCCTTGAACGCAGGTTCGGTATCGGCACAGGTGATGAGGAAACCCTGGACGAGATCGGTGCGACCTTTGGTGTAACGCGTGAGCGCATACGGCAGATCCAAAACCAGTCCTTGAAAATTTTGCGTCAGAACCAGTGCGTGGCCGCCCTGCGGTCATACGTCGTGGCCGATTGA
- a CDS encoding DNA cytosine methyltransferase, whose protein sequence is MAVRPPKISAVDLFCGVGGLSYGLRESGIHIAAGVDLDPACAYPFSTNLRAPFHQRDICDLEAGELAAMWPDDTRIRVLAGCAPCQPFSSYRRGVDTSQERQWPLVDEVRRLIEATMPEIVTMENVPRIGSASIFKGFVTQLRALGYHVDFKSCHCPAYGVPQHRRRLVLLASLLGEITVPKGTLSSSEYVTVRQAIYDLPPVAHGQTHPHDRLHKSRALSEKNFERIQKSKPGGTWEDWPEDLRAPCHRKESGSTFRNVYARMVWDEPSPTITTMSYNFGTGRFGHPDQDRALTLREAANLQSFPPDYEFVAPSDPVQFSSLGRLIGNAVPPQLARAVGTAIVDHVKITNRSTKANSSRRTGRKGTKSASRSSATDGSIPLST, encoded by the coding sequence ATGGCCGTCCGACCCCCCAAGATCTCTGCAGTCGACCTGTTCTGCGGTGTCGGCGGACTCTCCTATGGCCTGCGGGAGTCAGGGATCCACATCGCCGCTGGCGTCGACCTTGACCCGGCCTGCGCGTATCCCTTCAGCACCAACCTCCGGGCGCCGTTCCACCAGCGGGACATCTGCGACCTCGAAGCAGGCGAACTTGCCGCGATGTGGCCTGACGACACCCGCATCCGCGTCCTGGCGGGCTGCGCTCCGTGCCAGCCGTTCTCGTCCTACCGTCGAGGGGTCGACACCTCACAGGAACGCCAGTGGCCCTTGGTCGACGAGGTGCGTCGACTGATCGAAGCGACGATGCCGGAGATCGTGACGATGGAGAACGTTCCCCGCATAGGGAGCGCTTCGATCTTCAAGGGCTTCGTCACCCAGCTCCGGGCACTCGGGTACCACGTGGACTTCAAGTCGTGCCACTGCCCTGCATACGGCGTACCTCAACACCGTAGGCGACTGGTCCTCCTCGCCTCACTGCTGGGTGAGATCACCGTGCCGAAGGGCACCCTCAGCTCCAGCGAGTACGTCACCGTTCGTCAGGCGATCTACGACCTGCCTCCGGTAGCCCATGGACAGACACACCCTCATGATCGACTCCACAAGAGCCGTGCTTTGAGCGAAAAGAATTTCGAACGCATTCAGAAGTCCAAGCCCGGCGGCACCTGGGAAGACTGGCCCGAGGATTTGCGAGCCCCATGTCACCGCAAAGAATCCGGATCAACTTTCCGCAATGTATACGCGCGAATGGTATGGGACGAGCCGTCTCCCACCATCACCACCATGTCGTACAACTTCGGCACGGGACGGTTCGGCCATCCCGATCAGGACCGCGCCCTCACTCTGCGAGAGGCCGCCAACCTGCAGAGTTTCCCGCCGGACTATGAGTTCGTGGCCCCAAGTGACCCGGTTCAATTCTCCTCACTCGGCAGGCTCATCGGGAACGCCGTACCTCCTCAGTTGGCCAGAGCTGTCGGAACAGCGATCGTGGACCACGTTAAGATCACTAACAGGTCGACCAAAGCAAACAGTTCCCGGCGAACCGGCAGAAAAGGCACCAAATCAGCAAGCCGTTCAAGTGCAACGGATGGGTCCATCCCGCTGTCAACGTGA
- a CDS encoding phospholipase D-like domain-containing protein produces the protein MTLLREWRDRSDGARLREVLITGFTHDLVFLERHCVPTARALGARITVLGGAGQAVHEPVDVRYAGRTYQHGHAACAGAFHPKLVVLVGDDDVWAAIGSGNPTWSGWGHNQELWLVLRTSTRRGPTAQRDLAAWLVDLPEVVAMPTWIADAVVRVGGYVAPDQIDDSLPDLRIFGNLRQPILSRLSPGPVDALRVSSPFFDPRGAALRALVDRFSPAALDVALQPTLSQYDAAALAGVAATMPTACFRLLDESRTYHGKLVEWVADGVTTALVGSANCTAAAMLSTTAAGGNCELVALAPVPDSLLPEGTAATTIPPSQAHALATQPRRAVTLVLLGARRQEQDLVVELTTTAREPITIESSPDGTPGTWTAFHVWRPTGEASATLRFPAPEQLGGAVRAWVDVSGERVVSSAVYLTDPVRCLPREDEQDRPRLVRDYELDKTITDPALAARFNADLLRLLSQVSQRPPTGASALRTQPSAVEVASSEDRWGAWLHHVEGMLGPSLTGLVFPSSPRLPDGTVTRWTVGADPDDAELADDEDEDVVDTEIEPDSEHRTIPPSEHRKLRTWATRWVKAVSRPARPPLELRMTVVLLYLDLLAAGVWGTEESWRTEVRDLVHALLPDDDETDALPGRIISYQCSLTAVCLALLFQDASPHGGGEHDIIAKAAWEAARESVAFADRRLAVDYLHRAAQAHARVVSESEVDKIIDLAEAVVDDPRAELRAAFAQAGLPAQLMDGVWVVDGEFRNPRRTAAQAATVAGKQSAVLARNASRAALVLRDGATLFFAESTAPRWRVYRLSPLGTPLSLLGNPEELPPAVSQHPLDAAPPQVGQLADQLEVDLAQLVAAVRTVS, from the coding sequence TTGACCCTGCTGCGCGAATGGCGTGACCGGTCGGACGGGGCTCGCTTGCGCGAAGTCCTCATCACCGGCTTCACGCACGACCTGGTCTTCCTGGAACGCCACTGCGTTCCCACGGCGCGTGCCCTGGGCGCTCGCATCACCGTCCTCGGGGGCGCGGGGCAGGCCGTGCACGAACCAGTCGACGTCCGGTACGCGGGCAGGACCTACCAGCACGGCCACGCGGCGTGCGCCGGGGCGTTCCACCCCAAGCTCGTCGTCCTGGTGGGCGATGACGACGTGTGGGCAGCGATCGGCTCGGGCAACCCCACGTGGTCCGGGTGGGGGCACAACCAGGAGCTCTGGCTGGTGCTGCGCACGTCAACGCGGCGGGGGCCGACCGCGCAACGCGACCTCGCCGCCTGGTTGGTCGATCTGCCCGAGGTGGTCGCGATGCCCACGTGGATCGCGGACGCGGTCGTCCGCGTGGGCGGCTACGTGGCCCCCGACCAGATTGACGACTCGCTTCCGGACCTGCGGATCTTCGGCAACCTGCGACAGCCGATCCTCAGCCGGCTGTCGCCAGGGCCCGTGGACGCGCTGCGGGTCAGCTCGCCGTTCTTCGACCCGCGTGGCGCGGCCCTGCGGGCGCTGGTCGACCGGTTCTCCCCTGCCGCACTGGACGTGGCCCTGCAACCGACCTTGTCGCAGTACGACGCCGCTGCCCTGGCAGGGGTCGCGGCGACCATGCCGACGGCCTGCTTCCGGTTGCTGGACGAAAGCCGCACCTATCACGGCAAGCTCGTGGAGTGGGTTGCCGACGGGGTCACCACGGCGTTGGTGGGCAGCGCGAACTGCACAGCGGCCGCGATGCTGAGCACCACCGCCGCAGGCGGCAACTGCGAACTGGTCGCTCTCGCGCCCGTCCCCGACAGCCTGCTGCCGGAGGGCACCGCAGCGACCACGATCCCGCCCAGCCAGGCGCACGCATTAGCAACACAACCTCGACGCGCGGTCACGCTGGTCCTGCTGGGGGCGCGACGCCAAGAGCAGGACCTGGTCGTGGAGCTGACGACCACCGCCCGCGAGCCGATCACCATCGAGTCCTCCCCTGACGGAACCCCAGGGACTTGGACGGCGTTTCACGTCTGGCGCCCCACCGGGGAGGCTTCGGCGACCCTGCGGTTCCCGGCGCCGGAACAGCTCGGCGGCGCTGTGCGCGCATGGGTGGATGTCTCGGGTGAGCGCGTCGTGTCCTCCGCGGTGTACCTCACGGACCCCGTGCGCTGTCTGCCGCGCGAGGACGAACAGGACCGGCCCCGTCTCGTCCGTGACTACGAGCTGGACAAGACCATCACCGATCCGGCGCTGGCCGCCCGCTTCAACGCCGATCTCCTGCGCCTGCTCAGCCAGGTGTCGCAGCGGCCGCCCACCGGCGCCTCCGCCCTGCGAACGCAACCGTCCGCAGTCGAAGTCGCCTCCTCCGAAGACCGCTGGGGTGCGTGGCTGCACCACGTGGAGGGGATGCTCGGTCCTTCACTGACGGGCCTCGTCTTCCCCTCCTCTCCGCGGCTGCCCGACGGCACGGTCACGAGATGGACGGTCGGAGCGGACCCGGACGACGCCGAACTCGCCGATGACGAGGACGAGGACGTCGTGGACACCGAGATCGAGCCCGACTCGGAGCACCGGACCATCCCGCCGTCCGAACACCGCAAGCTGCGGACCTGGGCGACGCGGTGGGTCAAAGCGGTGTCCCGTCCCGCCCGTCCACCGCTGGAACTGCGGATGACCGTCGTCCTCCTCTACCTGGACCTCCTCGCCGCAGGCGTGTGGGGCACGGAGGAGAGCTGGCGGACGGAGGTCCGGGACCTCGTTCACGCCCTGCTGCCTGATGATGACGAGACGGATGCGCTCCCTGGACGGATCATCTCCTACCAGTGCTCGTTGACGGCGGTATGCCTCGCCCTGCTCTTCCAGGACGCCTCGCCGCACGGCGGAGGTGAACACGACATCATCGCCAAAGCCGCCTGGGAGGCCGCACGCGAGTCAGTGGCGTTCGCCGACCGCCGACTCGCGGTGGACTACCTCCACCGCGCCGCCCAGGCACACGCCAGAGTGGTGTCCGAATCGGAGGTGGACAAGATCATCGACCTCGCCGAAGCAGTCGTCGACGATCCCCGAGCCGAACTCCGGGCGGCCTTCGCGCAGGCCGGGTTGCCCGCACAGCTGATGGACGGCGTCTGGGTGGTGGACGGCGAATTCCGCAACCCGCGACGCACCGCTGCCCAGGCGGCGACCGTGGCGGGGAAGCAGTCCGCCGTCCTCGCCCGCAACGCCAGCCGGGCCGCTCTGGTTCTCCGCGACGGCGCC